One Parcubacteria group bacterium DNA window includes the following coding sequences:
- the purD gene encoding phosphoribosylamine--glycine ligase, translated as MGTNVLVVGGGAREHALGWGIAQSPGVGKLFFAPGNAGTADIGKNVSWWDPKRPLLEQWITIQNGIEEKNIGLVVIGPEGPLAEGLADMIRKMGVPVFGFSARMARLESSKDFAKGIANKAWVPTAPYKNFICSEWRDAIAYVEGLGVNIPVVLKADGLEGGKGVLLPVSLNETVVAIEQLGKKGCSGNQFIVEERFFGDELSLHALVSRGSFSTLVATADEKRASKEPNAPNTGGMGAYGPVPWVGRKEIDLYEELFVRRVLRYCRDVLKIDPNELNGCLYPGLMVTPDQGPKLLEWNARFGNPEAQAIMRLWKISSFGNPLLVLDSCARGTYNPHMMGPYWHSGRVVCVTLAARGYPGDVSAVQGALIRGIERAETIPRVKVFHGGTARDSNGDPVVAGGRVLSVTAVADTFREARERVYEAIPRITFGALDSNLVMYRDDIGLKAEKWEKDNRKR; from the coding sequence ATGGGTACGAACGTTCTCGTTGTTGGCGGTGGAGCGCGCGAACATGCGCTTGGATGGGGCATTGCACAGTCCCCTGGTGTTGGGAAACTCTTCTTTGCTCCCGGCAATGCCGGCACTGCAGATATCGGCAAGAATGTTTCCTGGTGGGATCCGAAACGCCCTCTTCTAGAGCAATGGATTACGATTCAAAACGGAATCGAGGAGAAGAACATTGGCCTCGTCGTTATTGGCCCAGAGGGGCCGCTTGCAGAAGGCTTGGCAGATATGATTCGCAAAATGGGTGTCCCCGTCTTTGGTTTTTCGGCAAGAATGGCTCGGCTCGAGTCTTCAAAGGATTTTGCAAAAGGGATAGCAAATAAGGCATGGGTCCCAACGGCCCCGTACAAAAACTTTATCTGTAGTGAGTGGAGAGACGCCATTGCGTATGTGGAGGGCCTCGGCGTTAATATCCCAGTTGTTCTTAAGGCAGATGGTCTTGAGGGAGGCAAGGGTGTCCTACTTCCCGTGTCACTGAATGAAACGGTGGTGGCTATTGAGCAGTTGGGTAAAAAGGGATGCTCGGGTAATCAGTTTATTGTTGAGGAGAGGTTTTTTGGAGACGAGCTCTCACTTCATGCTCTGGTGAGTCGTGGCAGTTTCAGTACACTTGTTGCAACAGCAGATGAAAAGCGTGCTTCAAAAGAGCCCAATGCACCTAACACTGGTGGCATGGGTGCCTATGGCCCCGTACCGTGGGTTGGACGCAAGGAAATAGATCTTTACGAAGAACTATTTGTGAGGCGCGTGCTCCGCTATTGTCGTGACGTTCTCAAAATTGATCCCAACGAACTCAATGGCTGTCTCTATCCAGGTCTTATGGTGACACCCGACCAGGGCCCCAAGTTGCTTGAGTGGAATGCGCGCTTTGGTAACCCGGAGGCGCAGGCCATCATGCGACTTTGGAAGATTTCAAGCTTTGGAAATCCACTGTTGGTGCTCGACTCATGTGCAAGGGGTACATACAACCCACATATGATGGGTCCCTACTGGCATAGTGGACGCGTCGTCTGTGTGACTCTTGCGGCGCGAGGATATCCCGGTGATGTGTCTGCAGTTCAGGGCGCACTGATTCGAGGCATTGAACGAGCAGAAACCATCCCAAGAGTTAAAGTATTTCACGGCGGAACGGCCCGAGACAGCAATGGGGATCCTGTGGTTGCTGGCGGGCGCGTGCTTTCAGTCACCGCCGTTGCAGACACGTTTCGTGAGGCGCGCGAGCGTGTGTATGAAGCAATCCCCCGCATTACCTTCGGCGCCCTCGACAGCAATCTTGTCATGTACCGCGACGACATCGGTCTCAAGGCCGAAAAGTGGGAAAAAGATAACCGTAAACGATAA
- a CDS encoding HD domain-containing protein, producing MPIFDHIRDRSLAHIVRFSGHPQHFEESVADHSFFVAYIASLLCLLLEKNGKRVNREKVTSMALIHDMEERFSGDILSPFKHHSKEVNLAIRKVNKVLVHGIWSDLPKELQEYYIALWNEESEQKSIEAQIVKAADRLSLLAKCNEEVKAGNEYFRPIYDREYEKLKGDTRQWWVLIKDEVIE from the coding sequence ATGCCCATCTTCGACCACATTCGTGATCGATCACTCGCACACATTGTGCGCTTTAGCGGACACCCCCAGCACTTCGAGGAGTCCGTCGCCGACCATTCCTTCTTCGTCGCCTACATCGCCTCTCTGCTTTGTCTTCTCCTCGAAAAAAACGGTAAAAGAGTAAACCGAGAAAAGGTAACTTCCATGGCGCTCATTCACGACATGGAGGAACGTTTCTCCGGCGACATCTTAAGCCCCTTCAAACATCATTCAAAAGAAGTTAACCTTGCCATTCGCAAAGTAAACAAAGTTCTGGTGCACGGTATTTGGAGCGATCTTCCAAAAGAACTCCAGGAGTACTACATTGCGCTCTGGAATGAAGAGAGCGAGCAAAAGTCAATCGAGGCACAGATTGTGAAAGCCGCTGACCGCTTGTCCCTCCTCGCCAAGTGCAACGAAGAGGTGAAGGCGGGTAACGAATACTTCCGTCCCATTTACGACCGCGAGTATGAAAAGCTTAAGGGCGACACACGACAATGGTGGGTCCTTATCAAAGACGAGGTGATTGAGTAA
- a CDS encoding phosphoribosylglycinamide formyltransferase: MPKLAVLVSGAGTNFEAILKYPLPVAFVIADRECRALDMAIDARLPHLLLKRVFGKNFDREKFTIDILGALESSEIDAVAMAGFMTVLSPVIFTRYHGRILNTHPSLLPNFKGGHAVEDALRAGAKVTGCTIHIATAELDEGPIIAQQEVLILDGDTDETLHARIKNVEHELYPKTIDAFLRRLPNRLSNL; this comes from the coding sequence ATGCCAAAACTAGCGGTTCTTGTTTCAGGCGCCGGTACCAATTTTGAGGCAATACTCAAATACCCGCTTCCTGTTGCGTTCGTAATTGCCGATAGGGAATGTCGAGCGCTCGACATGGCAATTGACGCCCGACTACCCCACCTACTTCTTAAGAGGGTTTTCGGTAAAAACTTTGACCGAGAGAAGTTTACAATCGACATACTGGGTGCGTTGGAGAGTTCCGAAATAGATGCGGTGGCAATGGCGGGGTTCATGACTGTTTTGAGTCCGGTTATTTTTACCCGCTACCACGGACGCATTTTAAACACCCACCCTTCGCTCTTGCCGAACTTCAAGGGTGGGCACGCCGTGGAGGATGCTCTCCGCGCTGGCGCTAAGGTAACCGGATGCACGATACACATAGCGACCGCCGAACTGGATGAGGGGCCCATTATCGCACAGCAAGAGGTTCTCATACTAGACGGGGACACAGATGAAACCCTGCATGCGCGCATCAAAAATGTGGAACATGAACTCTACCCAAAAACAATAGACGCTTTTTTGCGAAGACTTCCTAACCGTTTATCTAATCTTTGA
- a CDS encoding HD domain-containing protein: protein MKEFGVPKEVLEVVTTLQKEGFAAYLVGGCTRDLFLGKKPKDWDVTTNATPEKIQELFPHTFYENEYGTVGVVNEEVVDETLKVVEVTPYRIEEKYSDKRRPDAVRFTEKLEDDLKRRDFTVNAIAYDPVNRDIFDFFHGEQDLKDKIIRAVGKSEERFDEDALRMMRAIRLAAELGFAIETDTGDAISKLAANIELIAKERVQDEFSHLLMSPSPMQGIQMLHEHGLLKYVAPELEEGIGVEQNGDHIYDVWEHNLRAVQHAAEREWPLHVRLAALFHDVAKPETRQWSDEKKDWTFYGHDVVGGRQAKNALQRLKYSNDIIETVAKLVRWHLFFSDIDQITLSAVRRLVRNVGPENVWDLMKVRACDRIGMGRPKEKPYRLRKYESMIEEATRAPVTVGMLTIDGARIMELGGETPGPRIGWVLHALLEEVLDDPTLNTAENLEARVVALSQLSDIELKKLGEAGKEKRLEEEEKEISEIRKRHGVK, encoded by the coding sequence ATGAAAGAATTTGGTGTCCCCAAAGAAGTTCTCGAGGTTGTAACAACTCTCCAAAAGGAGGGGTTTGCAGCATATCTTGTCGGCGGTTGTACGCGCGATTTGTTTTTAGGTAAGAAACCAAAAGATTGGGATGTAACAACAAACGCAACGCCAGAGAAGATCCAAGAACTTTTTCCCCACACCTTTTACGAAAACGAGTACGGCACCGTCGGTGTGGTGAATGAAGAGGTGGTTGATGAAACCTTGAAAGTGGTGGAGGTAACGCCGTATCGCATTGAAGAAAAATATTCTGACAAACGCCGACCTGATGCAGTGAGGTTCACCGAAAAACTCGAGGACGATCTCAAGCGCCGAGATTTTACGGTGAACGCGATTGCTTATGACCCTGTTAATCGAGATATTTTTGATTTCTTTCACGGCGAACAAGATCTAAAAGATAAAATCATCCGTGCTGTTGGCAAAAGTGAGGAGCGTTTTGATGAGGATGCACTCCGTATGATGCGTGCAATACGCCTCGCCGCAGAACTTGGCTTCGCAATAGAGACCGATACGGGGGATGCTATTAGTAAACTCGCAGCAAATATTGAGCTGATAGCAAAGGAGCGTGTGCAAGATGAGTTTTCTCACCTTCTTATGTCACCGTCTCCCATGCAGGGTATACAAATGCTTCATGAGCATGGGCTCCTCAAGTACGTCGCACCCGAGTTGGAAGAAGGAATCGGCGTTGAACAAAACGGGGATCATATTTATGACGTTTGGGAGCACAACCTACGTGCTGTACAACACGCCGCAGAACGTGAGTGGCCGCTTCATGTCCGTCTTGCTGCCCTTTTCCATGATGTCGCCAAGCCAGAGACGCGACAGTGGTCAGACGAGAAGAAGGATTGGACGTTCTACGGGCACGATGTAGTAGGGGGGCGCCAAGCAAAAAATGCTTTACAGCGCCTTAAATATTCAAATGACATCATAGAGACGGTGGCGAAACTTGTGCGCTGGCACTTATTCTTCAGCGACATAGATCAAATCACGCTTTCTGCTGTGCGCCGTCTTGTGCGCAATGTCGGCCCCGAGAATGTCTGGGACCTTATGAAAGTGCGCGCATGCGACCGTATTGGTATGGGGCGGCCGAAAGAGAAGCCGTACCGTCTCCGCAAATACGAATCAATGATTGAGGAAGCGACTCGCGCGCCCGTGACGGTGGGGATGCTCACCATTGATGGTGCGCGCATTATGGAGCTCGGAGGAGAAACCCCTGGCCCACGAATCGGGTGGGTGCTCCATGCGCTTCTGGAAGAAGTGCTTGATGATCCAACACTGAATACAGCGGAGAATCTTGAAGCACGAGTTGTCGCTCTCTCACAACTCTCTGATATAGAACTTAAAAAACTTGGTGAAGCAGGAAAAGAGAAACGATTGGAAGAAGAAGAAAAAGAAATTTCTGAAATTAGAAAGCGACATGGGGTAAAGTGA
- a CDS encoding S-adenosylmethionine decarboxylase: MEQKKTNNEKEFGVELILDLIDCDKDAISSKEHITAYAKELCRVIEMKPFGEPFVERFGLGKDFTAGYSLVQLIETSSITGHFSELWGRAYINIFSCAEFDTNRAAEFTMKHFGAKDANKHVLHRG; this comes from the coding sequence ATGGAACAAAAAAAGACAAACAATGAAAAAGAGTTTGGCGTAGAGCTCATCCTCGACCTTATTGATTGTGATAAGGATGCCATTAGCTCAAAAGAGCATATCACTGCGTACGCAAAAGAACTTTGCCGCGTTATTGAGATGAAGCCATTTGGCGAGCCATTTGTTGAGCGGTTTGGACTCGGTAAGGACTTCACAGCCGGATACTCATTGGTGCAACTTATCGAGACGAGCTCAATCACTGGACACTTCTCCGAGCTCTGGGGAAGGGCGTATATCAACATTTTCTCGTGTGCAGAGTTCGACACCAATCGGGCCGCAGAGTTTACGATGAAACACTTTGGGGCGAAAGATGCCAACAAGCACGTGTTGCATCGTGGGTAG
- the rpsO gene encoding 30S ribosomal protein S15, whose translation MLTKRQKDNVFKKFSQKEGDTGSPEVQIALLSRQIDALAEHLKKNRKDKHSRKGLLQMVADRQKHLRYLKKKDEKRYASTVKKLGLK comes from the coding sequence ATGCTTACGAAACGGCAAAAAGATAATGTTTTCAAGAAATTTTCCCAAAAAGAGGGCGATACAGGCTCTCCTGAGGTGCAAATTGCCCTTCTTTCAAGGCAAATTGACGCACTCGCGGAACATTTGAAGAAAAATCGCAAAGATAAACACTCCCGGAAGGGACTTCTCCAAATGGTTGCTGACCGGCAAAAACACCTTCGCTACTTGAAGAAGAAAGATGAAAAACGGTATGCGAGCACGGTGAAGAAGCTTGGGTTGAAGTAG
- a CDS encoding tyrosine-type recombinase/integrase: MALRQFLKYLARRDVASLPADRIELAKQGDRDLDLISAEELGRLLASPAEALAKAEKPEEKLKALRDLAILELLFSTGLRVAELCSLSRYLDWKRDEVSVRGKGDKVRLVFISPKAKQTIKEYLDIRTDVDDALFVNVSRANSASRLTPRSVARIVKEHAIRAGIDKRVSPHTLRHMFATDLLENGADIRSVQALLGHANIATTQVYTHVTDRHLKDIHKTFHGKQRN; encoded by the coding sequence ATTGCACTTCGGCAGTTTTTGAAGTACCTGGCACGCAGGGATGTCGCATCCCTACCCGCTGATCGTATCGAGCTTGCTAAACAAGGTGACCGCGACCTCGATCTCATTTCTGCAGAAGAACTAGGGCGGTTACTTGCCTCCCCGGCAGAGGCGCTAGCAAAGGCAGAAAAGCCCGAAGAAAAACTCAAGGCGCTACGCGACCTTGCTATTTTGGAACTCCTCTTTTCAACCGGTCTTCGTGTTGCGGAGCTTTGCTCCCTTTCGCGCTACTTGGACTGGAAGAGAGATGAGGTCTCTGTGCGTGGTAAGGGCGACAAGGTGCGCCTCGTTTTTATCTCGCCAAAGGCAAAGCAAACGATTAAGGAATATCTTGATATACGAACCGACGTAGATGACGCACTTTTTGTTAATGTTTCAAGAGCAAACAGCGCTTCTCGCCTTACTCCTCGTTCGGTTGCCCGCATTGTGAAAGAACACGCCATCCGCGCGGGCATTGATAAGCGTGTCTCCCCCCACACGCTTCGGCACATGTTTGCAACCGACCTCCTTGAGAATGGGGCTGACATTCGTAGTGTCCAAGCTCTTTTAGGTCACGCCAACATAGCCACCACGCAGGTATATACCCACGTTACCGATCGTCATTTGAAGGATATCCACAAAACATTCCATGGCAAACAGCGTAACTAA
- a CDS encoding PLP-dependent transferase — protein sequence MARKPVDAHGSIVPPIHLGVTYAHASLASAREAFETLGHGYAYGRMGNPTVTEFERFLGEIEGVPQANVWATSSGLSALTLLVFGLTAKSAGGKKRIVTSSYIYGGAYHQLKLWADEHGYDIVFLNNPFSLEAWDSALAATPAAFALLETPCNPTIDVFDIRAIAEVTSRYGVPLVVDNTLGVALQRPLELGADVVLHSTTKAINRQSTGLGGALIASAAFVARFESLLNDFDVSNGLIAHPMSAWTSLNSRKTLRRDMLDFSRIALGVATFLNKHPKIREVYYPLLPSSRSYDIALRQMPDGAGGLFSFRVKSFESAQKLVELLKVPYLAPHLGHSESLVIHPASTTHGKLTPEQLASVNIAPEMVRYSVGLGVPEDVIREITEDFAQALDQI from the coding sequence ATGGCACGCAAACCTGTTGACGCACATGGCTCTATTGTGCCGCCCATTCACTTGGGCGTGACGTATGCTCACGCATCTCTCGCAAGTGCTCGCGAGGCCTTTGAAACACTTGGGCATGGATATGCCTATGGTCGCATGGGTAATCCGACTGTCACAGAGTTCGAGCGTTTCTTGGGGGAGATCGAGGGAGTTCCACAGGCCAATGTTTGGGCTACCAGCTCCGGGCTTTCTGCTTTGACGCTTCTCGTTTTCGGTTTGACGGCCAAGAGCGCGGGAGGCAAGAAGCGCATTGTTACCTCCTCCTACATTTACGGCGGAGCGTATCACCAACTCAAGTTGTGGGCCGATGAGCACGGCTATGACATCGTCTTCCTAAACAACCCCTTCTCACTTGAAGCATGGGATAGTGCTCTTGCAGCAACTCCTGCGGCATTTGCACTTCTTGAGACCCCGTGTAACCCGACAATTGACGTTTTTGACATTAGGGCAATTGCCGAAGTCACGAGTCGGTATGGAGTTCCGCTTGTGGTAGATAATACCCTGGGTGTTGCCCTGCAGAGGCCGCTTGAACTCGGAGCGGATGTTGTCCTGCACTCAACAACCAAAGCAATCAACCGCCAATCCACAGGACTGGGCGGGGCACTCATTGCGAGCGCCGCTTTTGTGGCTCGATTCGAAAGTCTGCTCAATGATTTTGACGTCTCAAACGGCCTCATTGCCCACCCGATGTCGGCGTGGACATCGCTCAATAGCAGAAAAACGCTACGGCGTGACATGCTCGACTTCTCGCGCATCGCCCTCGGTGTTGCCACGTTCCTCAACAAGCATCCAAAAATCAGAGAAGTGTATTATCCACTTCTACCGTCGAGTCGGAGCTATGACATTGCTCTGCGGCAAATGCCAGATGGTGCTGGCGGACTCTTCTCGTTTAGAGTCAAGAGTTTCGAGTCAGCCCAAAAGCTTGTCGAACTGCTCAAGGTGCCCTATCTCGCACCACACTTGGGACACAGCGAGTCACTCGTGATCCATCCGGCTTCAACCACGCACGGTAAGCTTACCCCCGAGCAGTTGGCTAGTGTAAACATCGCTCCAGAAATGGTTCGGTACTCTGTCGGCCTCGGCGTGCCCGAAGATGTCATCAGAGAAATTACGGAAGACTTCGCCCAGGCGCTTGATCAAATCTAA
- a CDS encoding YraN family protein, giving the protein MGTHNETGKLGEDIAARYLEDNGFEIVERNYRKPWGEIDIIARKRGVLYFIEVKAVSREISREESVDISRETSNWFQPEDAIHKNKQQRLKRAIETYLASKSSVSRENGGEIKWKFSVIAAFLDTDKRLAKIRFHEDFAL; this is encoded by the coding sequence ATGGGTACTCATAATGAAACAGGAAAACTTGGAGAAGACATTGCGGCAAGATATCTTGAGGACAACGGTTTTGAAATCGTAGAGCGGAATTATAGAAAACCTTGGGGAGAGATCGATATCATAGCGAGAAAGAGGGGAGTCCTTTATTTTATTGAAGTTAAAGCTGTTTCACGTGAAATATCCAGAGAAGAGTCTGTAGATATTTCACGTGAAACATCGAATTGGTTTCAGCCTGAGGATGCTATTCATAAAAACAAACAACAACGTCTCAAACGAGCAATCGAAACATATCTTGCTAGCAAAAGTTCAGTTTCACGTGAAAATGGCGGAGAAATAAAATGGAAGTTTAGTGTCATTGCTGCTTTTCTCGATACAGACAAGAGGTTGGCGAAAATTAGATTTCATGAGGATTTTGCGCTCTAA
- a CDS encoding S-adenosylmethionine decarboxylase, translated as MKQSGSVDQAFDFFNCENIDALVQSTIRQKLERCIQESGFTFIESVFHKFKGFGEGYSFLAIIGESHVAIHTWPEKGAAEITLHYCDFSRNNGEKAEELIKLYKEIFRPARISAYKTRIRCVVEPIQTTWNKKRQTMKKSLA; from the coding sequence ATGAAACAGTCGGGGAGCGTTGATCAGGCGTTTGATTTTTTCAATTGCGAAAATATCGACGCGCTGGTCCAGAGCACTATTCGTCAAAAACTCGAACGGTGCATACAAGAGTCGGGGTTTACGTTTATCGAGTCGGTATTTCACAAGTTTAAGGGATTTGGCGAAGGGTATAGCTTTCTCGCTATTATCGGAGAATCACACGTTGCCATACACACATGGCCCGAGAAGGGGGCGGCGGAAATAACGCTTCATTATTGCGATTTCTCTCGTAACAACGGAGAAAAGGCGGAAGAACTCATCAAGCTTTACAAAGAGATTTTTCGGCCGGCACGCATAAGCGCTTACAAGACAAGGATTCGTTGTGTTGTGGAGCCAATACAAACAACATGGAACAAAAAAAGACAAACAATGAAAAAGAGTTTGGCGTAG
- a CDS encoding DUF4177 domain-containing protein: protein MMPKWEYKVVRFNEESQLSNDYFNTHGNDGWELAAIGSVNMLKCAIFKRKKSE, encoded by the coding sequence ATGATGCCTAAGTGGGAGTATAAGGTTGTCCGATTTAATGAAGAATCACAGCTCTCAAACGATTATTTCAATACTCATGGAAATGATGGATGGGAGCTCGCCGCCATTGGAAGCGTTAATATGCTCAAGTGTGCGATCTTTAAGAGAAAGAAGAGTGAATAA